Within the Miscanthus floridulus cultivar M001 chromosome 2, ASM1932011v1, whole genome shotgun sequence genome, the region gtgcttagtgtctaatgaaagacgagcactcctgtgaggcattagattaggtggttctgccacacttcctcCCCATCCCTGCCTCCCTCCCTCACTCACTCTCCCTCGACGGCGCGTGGCTAGGAGCGTGCGGCAGGTAGATCTGACGACTCCCTCCCTTCCTTGTTTTCTCTCCTCTTCATCTCGCTCACCCCCTCTTCATCTCCTCCTCTCCCATCGCTTGAGGGAGGGCGCCACCGGCGCAGCTCCTGCCCCCGAGATCTGGAGCTCCGCCACTCCCAGCCCCAGAggccacctcctcctcgcctccccaTGTGGCCGCTCAGTGGGcctcgggctggcacggcctgtgAAAATGGCCGTGCTTCTCGGGCCGGGCCGGCACGAAAATTGGCCCATAGGGTCAtgcctgggccgaaggccaggcccaTGGCCCTGTGAGGCACGGCCCGGGAGGCACGGCATGCCATGCCAGCCCGTTGGCAACCGGGCCGTGCTGGCACAGGCCCGTGTcgtgccgtgccgggccgggccgttggccatctatgctctgttatttttcttcttcttcttttttcctgTTCTCCCCGTCCAAAGCTCGTGGCCACTCTATAAAACTCTCTTTATAAAGGTGATCTATTTATTGGGCCATAATTGTCTCCGTGTTTCTGGGCTTTGTTTTGGGCCGAGTGTTACAATTTTCCCTCCCGCTTATCTTCTCTGGCCATGGTTCTCCCTTCTAGATCCACACATATGTGCATATCTTTCTTCATCTCAATCTACTTGCCATATCCGTATGACGACGGAAATTCTCGCCACCCCTCTCGTTGAGCAGTGCATCTGAAACTGCACATTTACAGAGCGGATGTGCTGACTTCTTTAGCTCCAAACTAGTTCTCTAGCACTCTACCACATCATATCAAATCGAAGAGCAAGGAGTGGAGGCCAACCATGGCGGCTAACAAAGGGATGTTCCACTCATGAAGGCCACGAGATTGTAATATCCGCCCTGTTCGCTTAGCTTATAAgttgtattttttcagccaacgaataatatttttctctcacaacaaatcagccaacggtactttcagccatggcttatcagccaagcaaacCGGGCTATCACCGCGGTAAGTTTTTCGTTATTTTCCTTGTTGTCTATGTATCGCTTTATAAAAGAATTAAGACAATGTCCCCGTTCGGCTTAGCCCATATTAggcttgttcggtttcttttttcagccggtacagtgtttttctctcacaataattcagccagaaccatgtttttcagtcagtttcagtcaaaattctgccagccgaaggGGTTGTTTTGTGTAATTATATCACTTTAGGTTTTTAGCGACACCTTTCTTACCGTGGCAAAAAATGTACTTAAGTAGACAGTTTGTTCTCTGTGTGCGTTAAGAAAAGGTCCTACCCTAACAGTATCACATCACCGTATGACTATATATGTTATATGTCTGATAGTATTTCACTTTCAAGATCCTGCATCTACATCACCATTATCATCGCTAATCAACgattcgccctgttcgtttggcttataagccgtacttttttagctaacgaacagtatttttcttttacaacaaatcaaccaacaatactttcagccatggcttatcagcccaaGCAAAAAGAGCAAATAAATGAACTAATGCGCCACGACAGACACTACTATACTTTAAGCTTAGCACCGTCCATACGTCGTGATGAACTGTTTGTCACTGCTTGTGACCGAAAAGGGTCCTGAGGACGGTGTCTCCGAGCCCAGGCACCGCCGACAGGAAATGTCCGGTGCCGGGGAGCTCATGGTAGTTGACCCAGGCGAGCTTGCCGGCGAGGTACCTCTGCAGGACGACGGGGACGAGGCCGTCCTCGTCGCCCTGCCACAGGTGCACGGGGCACGGCGGCTCCGGCAGCGCCATGGGGTCGAACTCCCACTTGCCGAACATGACGGTCATGTCGCGGTAGTAGGACTCGTGGATCCCCTGCTGCGTCGCCTGCTCCCGCTTCTGCTGGAACGTGCCGTCCGCCTGCATGTTGCGCCGGATCTCGGCGTCGCGCGCGTTGGGCAGCGGCGTCGTGCCGGCCACCACAGTCGACGTGGGCAGCCAGCTCTGCTCCATCCACCAGTGGAGGATGCCCGGCGCGTGGTGCGACACCCGCAGCGCCCACTGGTCCCCCACCTCCTGCTTCGCGTACACCTCCGCCGCCAGCTCCGCCGGGAACCCCGGCCACCAGTAGTTCACCACCGGCGCCATCATCGCCGCGCCGGCGATCCTGCAGGGGGACAGAGGACTCTGTTAGTAGGACACACACTTGGTCTTCTCCTTTCTTCCACACAAGCAATGCATGTTGTTCCTCACCTGTCGGGGATGTAGTTGAGGGCGCCCCAGACGGCATGGCAGCCGAGGGAGATGCCGATGACGTAGAACTTGGAGCCGAGCCCCAGCGCGTCCGCGAGCTCCTCTACGTCCAGCGCCGCGCTCTTGACGGACCGGTTCGGGTTGGGGTCGCTCTGCCCGTAGCCGGCGCGGTCGAAGCCCACCATGTACACGCCGAGCTCCTCCGCCACTTCCTAGAAATCCAATTTCAGGATACAATCCGTCAGAATTTGTGGACAAAAACGAATCCTTTTTATCCGATGAATCTGATGACGTGCTAGAAAGGATGTGCTGGAAATGAGTCGTCAGCAGCTGTGCTGTGAGAAACGGAGCAAATTTCCACACAGTGCAGCTAATTTCCGCAATCGCGCCAGCGATGTGTACAAGAACGGGGCCAAAAGAACAACGACAGATCCAGAAAAAGCTCGATGCTTTTCCAATGGAGACTCAACATCCGCACGCATATGTGACGAAAAGGAGCCGGGTCCGCGGCGACCAAAGCCGCATCTGGAGGGCACCTAGCTAGCGCTGCTGCAGAGGCCGGCGCTTGAGGGCTTACGCCAAACGCCCAGCCCAACAGCAGCTCTGTGTAGTGTAGACTGTAGGTCGCCAAACTCCAGCTTTGCATCGCAATCGCATGTGGACAAACAGTAGAGGGAGGCGGTGTTCCAGCCAGGCAGCACCCCTGACATTGCCATTGCCAAGAaggacgtcgacgacgacgacaaggAGTCTATTCTTAGGTGCGTGTTTAGGTTAGACATAGGTAAAGATGTGGCGGGGAGGGGATTTGGAATGCGGTTTTTGTAGCCCTGATTGGGTGAGCTAACGTGTCGGACCACAGTCTAAAATGGCATGTTTTGGTTTTGGTGCAAAGGTTCTGAACATTCTACTGAATCGGTTTCTTGTTAGGCGGAGAAAACGGGGGAAACAGTGGACTTTCTTTTTTTGCGCGTAAGAAAGCAAGGCACTCTAATAAAATGATGGTGTCAGTAGGCATATCATAATATCAGTAATGCACTGTACTCCCTCGGCCCAGAAATACAAGTCATTACGACTTTCAAAAGTTGTATACTTAAATACACTTTTCATTACAGATGGTAAGGCGTTCTGTCATTTCTAAATACATAGATTTTATATAATATATCTAGACACAATATATACCTAGGTGCATAACAAAATCTATGTAGTTAAAAAAAGGTAGAACAACATATGATTTGGAACCAAAGGAGTATAAAACATTCTATTCGATACTCATACTCATACTCATATTTGGCGGAAAAATCGTAATTTGAAGAAAAACTTCATTATTAGGTTTAATCATAGATCGGCGCTCCTAGCGCCCGGACACCCGGATTCATACTCATACTTCATTAAAATCATCTTCTTTTAATACCGCAAAAAAGAAgataatttgatatgattaatatatcttagaaaaattaatcatatttttttgcggtATTAaaagaagataatttttatataaaaattatagatctcgacaaaatttacaactttctagttttgagttttttcatttaaagtcgttaagatgctaaaaaaattaatgacatatttagacttaagggtatttttgacttttcacacctgcagtttgacaccGTTAAAGCTCAATCTGACGGCAGTGGTATGGAGGAAAAAAAGTTAGAACAGCGA harbors:
- the LOC136535810 gene encoding uncharacterized protein; the encoded protein is MWVTSMPQVWDEEAAAKGGSAAVTPMLGSLAGWLSRTVQPQPPPPRVCGTEGGPPVTAPRLRLRDGRHLAYCESGVPRDQARFKVVFSHGFTGSREDSVRASQEVAEELGVYMVGFDRAGYGQSDPNPNRSVKSAALDVEELADALGLGSKFYVIGISLGCHAVWGALNYIPDRIAGAAMMAPVVNYWWPGFPAELAAEVYAKQEVGDQWALRVSHHAPGILHWWMEQSWLPTSTVVAGTTPLPNARDAEIRRNMQADGTFQQKREQATQQGIHESYYRDMTVMFGKWEFDPMALPEPPCPVHLWQGDEDGLVPVVLQRYLAGKLAWVNYHELPGTGHFLSAVPGLGDTVLRTLFGHKQ